Proteins from a genomic interval of Niabella soli DSM 19437:
- a CDS encoding TlpA family protein disulfide reductase yields the protein MKHLFLMIFLSGQLLHAMGQEAVIVARFGNMNVKQIEVLNNDYSNPEVLFKKRYWSAPLREGEVIQKFSLAKPTFIVLDYEDVTIKKSSRYQFLLTPGDSLLFTVNRQQADYSITVTGRGSENNQPAIQGIYNSLDLKSYARDSLPERVLQALSKQNDRNKMVTHAYIDKYKPTQAFVKLLQLHNRYFPVWEFIQFKGQQKFSAGEAFRRNQQTWQTEEDALVAANPLNDPQVLDIPDFVYFLPMYVFRKKESLWEESHKNPASFYKDWYHTSEQEGKKLFLSDMENDLQERIINRYFHGQTAEFLYGALLKSTMNDKQESVPEIFERFRRKFPNSAYLPYLEPYVKTVKEQEARPLTNKMVLIENPDSLKTFDDLLKLVKGKAVLLDMWGTWCSPCRQEIQENSAPLKEYFKDKELSFVYVANHDQANIEKWEKLIPYYSLTGLHILASPGLTKDIMDKVKGTGFPTYIVIKPDGSYELARSQYPMKRSVLIKQLEEALSSK from the coding sequence GCGCTTCGGCAATATGAATGTAAAACAAATAGAAGTGCTTAACAATGATTATTCAAATCCTGAGGTCCTGTTTAAAAAAAGGTATTGGTCGGCGCCGCTCCGGGAAGGGGAAGTGATTCAAAAGTTCTCGTTGGCAAAACCAACGTTTATAGTCCTTGATTATGAAGATGTAACTATAAAAAAGAGTTCCCGCTATCAATTCCTGTTAACACCCGGCGATAGTTTGTTGTTTACCGTAAACCGGCAGCAAGCGGATTATTCAATAACGGTTACCGGCAGAGGAAGTGAGAATAATCAACCGGCAATCCAGGGAATTTACAATAGTCTAGATCTGAAATCGTATGCAAGAGATTCCCTGCCAGAGCGGGTGCTTCAGGCGCTTTCGAAACAGAACGACAGAAATAAAATGGTGACACATGCCTATATTGACAAATATAAACCCACCCAGGCATTCGTGAAGCTGCTGCAATTGCATAACCGGTATTTTCCGGTTTGGGAATTTATTCAATTTAAAGGCCAGCAAAAATTTTCAGCCGGTGAGGCCTTTCGTCGCAACCAACAGACCTGGCAAACCGAAGAAGACGCGCTGGTGGCTGCGAACCCACTAAATGACCCCCAGGTATTGGATATTCCGGATTTTGTTTATTTTTTGCCGATGTACGTTTTTAGAAAGAAAGAGTCTTTATGGGAGGAAAGCCATAAAAATCCGGCTTCTTTTTATAAAGACTGGTATCATACCAGTGAACAGGAGGGGAAGAAGCTATTTCTAAGCGATATGGAAAATGATTTGCAGGAAAGGATCATCAATAGATATTTCCACGGGCAAACGGCGGAGTTCCTGTATGGGGCGCTTTTAAAGTCTACGATGAATGACAAACAAGAAAGTGTTCCCGAAATTTTTGAGCGCTTCAGACGAAAATTTCCAAACAGCGCCTATTTACCTTACCTGGAGCCCTACGTAAAAACGGTAAAGGAACAGGAAGCCCGGCCGCTTACCAACAAAATGGTATTAATAGAGAACCCGGATTCGTTAAAAACATTTGATGATTTGCTGAAACTGGTAAAAGGTAAAGCGGTATTACTGGATATGTGGGGCACCTGGTGTAGCCCCTGCAGACAGGAAATTCAGGAAAACAGTGCACCACTTAAGGAATATTTTAAAGATAAAGAGCTCAGTTTTGTATATGTGGCCAATCATGATCAGGCCAATATTGAGAAATGGGAAAAGCTTATTCCTTATTATAGCCTTACCGGTCTGCATATCCTGGCCAGCCCTGGTCTTACGAAAGATATTATGGATAAGGTAAAAGGCACCGGCTTTCCGACGTACATAGTAATAAAACCAGACGGGAGCTACGAGCTGGCGCGCAGCCAATACCCTATGAAACGAAGCGTTCTTATAAAACAATTGGAGGAGGCCTTATCCTCAAAATAA